The following nucleotide sequence is from Chloracidobacterium validum.
CTCTGCCCATCGCCTTTTTTTGGCAACCCGGATTTTGACTTGCTCACCTAAAAAGCGTAACTTCGCAGGGACAATACCCCCTGACCAGGTGCTTCGCATAGTTTTCCGATGGCTTCGTCAGATACCACCCCAGCCCTACCATCGAGCGCCTTGCCGAGCGCGGCGGTGGATACGCCTGATGCTCTGAAAGACTTGCCGGCTGAGCAGCACGCCGCCATCGCCGAGCTAGAGGAAATTTCCCAGTCACCGGGCGATACCTCACGGGACCGCGCGGCGGACATCGAGCTGGTGGACCGCTGCCGCGCCGGTGAAGCGGCGGCTTGGGAGCACCTCGTCCGCCAATACTCCCGACGGGTGTATCACCTGGCCTACAAGTTTGTCGGACGCCACGAGCAGGCCGAAGACCTGACGCAGGAAGTTTTTCTCAAGATTTACCGTTCACTCGACCAGTACAACCCGGACGTCGGCGACCTCCCCAACTGGCTGCTCCGGCTGGCGCGCAATTTGATTATTGATGACTATCGTCGCCGGCAACGCCAGCCGGTGGACGGCAGCGAAGATATCGAAGTCCATGTCCACCACTTGCGTAGCAGCACGGACCATCCCCACCGCCATATCGAGCGCAAGGAGCAATCCCTGCAAATCATGCAGGCCATCGAGAAACTTTCCCCTGACCTGCGCCAGTGCGTCATCATGCGCGACATCGAAGAAATGACCTACCAGGAAATCGTCGAAAAGCTTCAGATTCCCGAAGGCACGGTCAAGTCCCGGATCAATCGCGGACGCATCGAGTTGGCACGTATCCTGCGCCGAATGAAAGTCATCGGAACGTGATGTGTTACGGGAAGCCCGACGCTTATTGAGTTCAGTCACGTTGAGTTCAGTCACGCAACCGCCATGGAAGACAACGAATATACCCAACAACGCCGCCGGCACTTGGCTGAAATCCAAAAGCTCGGATTGCCGCTCTACCCGGCCGGCTATGCGCGAACCCACACGATTGACGCCATCGTGTCCGCCTATGGCGACCTTTCGACCGAGGCGCTGGAAGCTGCGAGTCAGGCAGTGCGCGTCGCCGGACGCATCCAGGCCATCAATCTCATGGGCAAAGCCGCCTTTCTTCGCTTCACGGACGGCACGGCAACCCTCCAGGCCTACCTGCGGAAAAATGAACTCCCCGAAGACCAGTGGACGCTCTTCAAGCTGCTCGACCTGGGGGACTTCATTGGCGTCGAAGGCAAGCTCTTTCGGACGCGCACTGGCGAACTCTCCGTCCACACCACCACGCTCACCTTTCTGACCAAAGCCATCCTACCGCCCCCGGATAAGCATTCCGGGCTTCAGGACATCGAGTTACGTTACCGGCGGCGCTATGCCGACTTGATCGCCAACCGCGATGTGCGCCTGGTCTTCGTCAAGCGGGCCAAGATCATCCAGGCGATTCGGCGTTTCTTTGACGCGCGGGGCTACCTCGAAGTCGAAACGCCTATGTTGCACCCGATTGCCTCCGGCGCGACGGCGCGACCATTTGTGACGCACCATAACGCGCTCGACATGCCCCTTTATGCGCGAATCGCGCCGGAGCTGTACCTGAAACGGCTGATTGTGGGCGGTTTTGAAAAGGTTTACGAAATCAACCGCAACTTTCGCAATGAGGGGCTTTCGACGCGCCATAACCCGGAATTCACCATGCTGGAATTCTATGAAGCCTATGCCACATACGAAGACCTCATGACGCTCACCGAAGACCTCATCACGAACGTCGTGGCCCAAACCTGCGAGACCGAGACGATTCCATACGGAGAAGCCACGATTTCGTTTGCGCGTCCGTGGCGGCGGCTGACGATGCAGGAGGCCATCGCCACTTACTGGCCGACCGATGACAAACCGCAGCCGACCGACCTTGCCGACCTTGACGGCGTAACGCGCGCACTCCAGCGTCTCAGCCTACCGATCCCACCAAACGCCGGTTACGGCAAGTGCCTTGGTGAGCTGTTTGAGCAGGTTGCCGAGCCGCACTTGATTCAACCAACGTTCATCACCCGCTTCCCAACCGAACTCAGCCCGCTCGCGCGCCATGCCGACGATGACCCAAACTTCGTGGACCGCTTTGAACTCTTCATTGGTGGGATGGAGTGCGCCAATGCCTTTTCAGAACTCAACGACCCAGACGAACAGCGGCGGCGCTTCGAGCAACAACTGGCGGAACGGGCCAAAGGTGACGTCGAAGCCATGCCACTCGACGAAGACTTCATCCGGGCGCTGTCCTACGGGATGCCACCAACAGCCGGCGAAGGAATCGGCATTGACCGGCTCGTCATGCTGCTGACGAATCAGCGTTCGATTCGGGATGTGATTCTATTTCCGCATCTGCGGCCGGAGGGTTCGGCGGCGCCAGCGCCCGCAGCGAAAACGCCGCAATGTGACGCGCAACCCGCTTGACGAACCGGGGTGTCAAGCTGTTCTCCCGCGCCAGTTGCAAGGTAATCGGACGGCAAAAGTGCATGTGCAGGCACTGCCCAACGATGCTGAAGGCGTGGAGTGCGACATCGGTTTCCTGTTTCAAGTCGGGCCGCGCGAGCCGGATAAGCGCCTTGAGAATCTCAAACCGGGGTTCAATGAACTCCCGCACGACGATGTCGAGCGCCCCGGTCGGATGCAGCATTTCATGCGACATCAGCGCCGGAGAGTAGTCCGTTTCCCCTTGCCGCCCATAGAGATGCGTGACAAATGCCGTAATGAACTGGGCAATCCCCTGCCGGGCGGCTTCGGGTGTGCCGCTGCGCTGTGCTGCGCGCAGAATCCGCGCGAAGTGTGGCGTGATGTCTTTTGCGCGCCGCATCGCATGGCGCAGCGTTTCGAGGTAAAGCTCTTCCTTACTGCGGAAGTGATAGTTGACGGCAGCGATGTTGACGCCGGCTTCTGCCGCCAGGTCGCGGATGCTTGTGCACGTAAAGCCACGTTCGGCAAAAAGCCGTTCAGCCACGATGAGCAGGCGCGTCTTGGCGTCCGCGTCACCATCTACTGCCCGCCGCCGGCGCGGCGATCCGTTCGATTCGTTTGGCGATACCACCGCTGGGGACGGTCCGGTTTCAAGCGAGGTCGGAGAAGTCATGGGCTACTTGGCTGAGGCCTCCACGTGTTAGAGCGATCCGCTCATTCAAGCTGGTTCAAACAAGCTGGTTCAAACTTGCGCCGGCAACGGTTCATCCTGGTGGGCAACGCTGGGCGTACCATTGCCGACTTGCCAAGTCAACAAACCATGGCGGACGGCCATGGCCGCGCCGCCCAGCACCAAGCAGCAACCGTTGAAAAACAGCGCCTGTGACGCGCCAAACCGGTCGCCAATCCAGCCGACGCCGATTGCAGCGATAGGCTGCAAGCCAAAACCTACCATGAGCAGGATGCTCAACAGCCGGCCGCGCATCTGTGGAGGTGCAAGCATCTGCGTCAGCCCGTTGGCGGTGGTGAAAATAAATGGGACGGTCAAGCCCGTTGCCACGATGCAGGCCATCGCCGTCGGAAGCGTACGACTGAACGAGTTGCAAAGAATCATGGCGCCGGCCCATATCGAGCACCCAACCAGCGCCCACCCCACACGCGGCAGCGCCCGACTAAGGTGGGTTACCAGCACCGAACCAATGAGGGCGCCGATTCCAGAAGCGCCAAGGAGCCAGCCCAAGGTCCGGGAGTCGCCACCCAAAACAACCGTCGCCAGTGCCGGATAGATGGTCAAATTCGACAGCACAAAAAACGATGCCAAGGTTGTGAACGCCAGCAAATCGAGGAGGCGCGGCTGTGCCAACAGGTAGCGAACAGCCTCATCAAAGCCACCTGGTCGGTCATCCGCGCTGACCACGCGCTCGCTCGTGACAACGCGAATGGCCAAAAGGCTGGCTATTACGGCAAGAAAGCTAACGCCGTTGACCCAAAAGGCCTCTGCAATGCCGATGTGGGCAATGGCCCAGCCGGCCAGCGCCGGCCCGACGGTGCGCCCAAGCTGTACGATGATGCCGTTGAGGGCCAGGGCCTTGCGTATCTCGGCCATCCCAACCAAGTCACCGATGAAAGCCTGCTGCGCGGGCATCTCGACCGCCGCCACCACGCCAAGCAGCAATGACAGTCCATAAACGTGCCAAAGTTGAATCAATCCAGTTTGCACCAGTAAGGCCAGCGCAAAGGCCAGCCCCATAGCCGCAACCTGCGCGACGATGAGGAGTTTCCGGCGGTCGAAACGGTCAGCCGCAGCCCCGGCCCAAGGCGCGAGTAAAACGAGCGGGACAGCCCCCAGAAGCGCCACAATCCCCTGCGCCCGCATCGAGTGGCTCAACTCCCATACAACCCAGGACTGGGCAGTAATCTGCATCCAGGTACCAAGGAGCGACACCGCCTGACCACTGAAATAAAGCCGAAACGCACGCCCCCGGAGTGGCGACCAATCCGCCGCCCACTGACGCATGAAAGAATGGCGAAGCAACGCTTTCATACACCAAGTCTCATGGATTTGGCTCAACACTTGGCTGAACATCAGCCGGATGCGCGCCATCCGACGCCTTGACCGTCAAGCTGTTGGCGTCGAGCGTCGTGGACATGGCCCGCTGGAGCGCCACGACGGCTTTGTTGTAGTCGGTCAGCGCGCGAATTTCACGGCCGCGCGCGCCCGACAGCGCATTTTGGCGATCGAGAACCAAAAAGTTGGTGGACTCGCCCACCTGATAGCGGCGCATCTCGCTGGCGTATTGCGCTTCGGCCGCGACCCGTGAGGCGCGCGCCGACTGCACCCGCCGCAGCGCTGTTTGTACGGACTGAAGCGCATTCCGCACTTCGCTCTCGATTTGCGTCTCAAACCGCTGGCGCTGAGCATCAATCAACCGATTCTGAGCCAGGGACCGACCGAGCGCGCCCTGGACCGCTCGGTTGTTGAGCGTAAAGCTCATATTGACGCCAACGCGCACGCCGTAGAAGTTTTTCGTAAAAAGGTTGCTGAGGTTTGTCCCAAATCCGCCGATAAACACCCCTGGCGTCTGGTTGACAGGCGGTGGGATGACGAGC
It contains:
- a CDS encoding RNA polymerase sigma factor translates to MASSDTTPALPSSALPSAAVDTPDALKDLPAEQHAAIAELEEISQSPGDTSRDRAADIELVDRCRAGEAAAWEHLVRQYSRRVYHLAYKFVGRHEQAEDLTQEVFLKIYRSLDQYNPDVGDLPNWLLRLARNLIIDDYRRRQRQPVDGSEDIEVHVHHLRSSTDHPHRHIERKEQSLQIMQAIEKLSPDLRQCVIMRDIEEMTYQEIVEKLQIPEGTVKSRINRGRIELARILRRMKVIGT
- the lysS gene encoding lysine--tRNA ligase, whose amino-acid sequence is MEDNEYTQQRRRHLAEIQKLGLPLYPAGYARTHTIDAIVSAYGDLSTEALEAASQAVRVAGRIQAINLMGKAAFLRFTDGTATLQAYLRKNELPEDQWTLFKLLDLGDFIGVEGKLFRTRTGELSVHTTTLTFLTKAILPPPDKHSGLQDIELRYRRRYADLIANRDVRLVFVKRAKIIQAIRRFFDARGYLEVETPMLHPIASGATARPFVTHHNALDMPLYARIAPELYLKRLIVGGFEKVYEINRNFRNEGLSTRHNPEFTMLEFYEAYATYEDLMTLTEDLITNVVAQTCETETIPYGEATISFARPWRRLTMQEAIATYWPTDDKPQPTDLADLDGVTRALQRLSLPIPPNAGYGKCLGELFEQVAEPHLIQPTFITRFPTELSPLARHADDDPNFVDRFELFIGGMECANAFSELNDPDEQRRRFEQQLAERAKGDVEAMPLDEDFIRALSYGMPPTAGEGIGIDRLVMLLTNQRSIRDVILFPHLRPEGSAAPAPAAKTPQCDAQPA
- a CDS encoding MFS transporter, with protein sequence MKALLRHSFMRQWAADWSPLRGRAFRLYFSGQAVSLLGTWMQITAQSWVVWELSHSMRAQGIVALLGAVPLVLLAPWAGAAADRFDRRKLLIVAQVAAMGLAFALALLVQTGLIQLWHVYGLSLLLGVVAAVEMPAQQAFIGDLVGMAEIRKALALNGIIVQLGRTVGPALAGWAIAHIGIAEAFWVNGVSFLAVIASLLAIRVVTSERVVSADDRPGGFDEAVRYLLAQPRLLDLLAFTTLASFFVLSNLTIYPALATVVLGGDSRTLGWLLGASGIGALIGSVLVTHLSRALPRVGWALVGCSIWAGAMILCNSFSRTLPTAMACIVATGLTVPFIFTTANGLTQMLAPPQMRGRLLSILLMVGFGLQPIAAIGVGWIGDRFGASQALFFNGCCLVLGGAAMAVRHGLLTWQVGNGTPSVAHQDEPLPAQV